In Pyrus communis chromosome 8, drPyrComm1.1, whole genome shotgun sequence, one genomic interval encodes:
- the LOC137742187 gene encoding accelerated cell death 11-like: MARVVKRRDERILTRLADEFEQLAAQLNSRSPITMEIGKFTQACRLVSPLIRHLGVAMKFADIEYSAKVNGIEKAGKSVNTLEDLLDREIQQNTMKDQSSASRSLVRVKRSLEMLKIIFEQTLASSGNSIMDAVNTAYKQVFYAYHGWAMRKAVAGALYTLPTKSLFLKRLKLDEASAFVLMQRTVTALAPLIRYIDNLFHSRESAQELLHLI; encoded by the exons ATGGCAAGGGTAGTGAAAAGGAGAGATGAGAGAATTCTGACAAGGCTGGCAGATGAGTTCGAACAACTGGCCGCTCAGCTGAACTCTCGGTCACCGATCACCATGGAAATTGGCAAGTTCACCCAAGCCTGTCGTCTCGTTTCTCCTCTCATTCGACACTTAGGCGTCGCTATGAAGTTCGCCGACATAGAGTACTCTGCTAAG GTTAATGGGATTGAAAAGGCAGGAAAGTCAGTTAATACCCTAGAAGATTTGCTTGACCGTGAAATACAACAGAATACCATGAAGGACCAAAGTAGTGCTTCGAGATCCCTCGTCAGAGTGAAGCGTTCACTTGAGATGCTTAAGATAATATTCGAGCAAACTCTGGCCTCAAG CGGAAATTCAATCATGGATGCGGTTAACACAGCATATAAACAAGTTTTTTACGCCTACCACGGATGGGCTATGAGAAAGGCTGTTGCGGGTGCACTGTACACCCTTCCTACAAAGTCACTGTTCTTGAAAAGGCTAAAATTAGATG AGGCATCggcttttgttttgatgcaaaggACAGTTACTGCATTAGCTCCTCTGATACGCTACATCGACAACTTATTCCATTCAAGGGAGTCAGCTCAAGAACTGCTACACTTGATTTGA
- the LOC137743241 gene encoding uncharacterized mitochondrial protein AtMg00810-like — MDEEIEAMQKNDTWELAILLKGHKAIRVKWVNKTKKNANGEVERYKARLVAKAQNKWKIQQMDVRSAFLNGVLEEEVYIQQSSGYEINGHEDKVLKLKKSLFKDGDILIVCLYVDDLIFTRSNPSMFEEFKRAMTKAFEMTNIGLMTYYLGIEVKRNEEGIFIFQESYMKEILKKFKMGDCKPISMPVECRVKLNKHDKGKRVDPTFFKSLVRSLCYLTCTRPDILYAVELVNRYMENPTTTHSKTTKRILRYLKGTINFGLFYSSSSNYKLVGYSDSDSAGDSDDRKNTTGFVFFMGDTAFTWMLKMQSIVTLSTYEAEYVAATACVCHAIWLRNC, encoded by the exons atggatgaagaaatcgAAGCAATGCAAAAAAATGATACATGGGAACTTGCCATTCTTCTGAAAGGACACAAAGCCATCAGAGTCAAGTGGGTgaacaagacaaagaaaaatgcCAACGGAGAGGTCGAAAGATACAAGGCGAGACTAGTGGCGAAGG CTCAAAATAAATGGAAGATTCAACAAATGGATGTGAGGTCCGCTTTCCTAAATGGagtccttgaagaagaagtctacATTCAACAATCATCAGGCTATGAAATCAATGGGCATGAAGACAAAGTTCTGAAGCTGAAGAAATCCCTCT TCAAAGATGGAGATATTTTGATTGTGTGCCTGTATGTGGATGATCTAATCTTCACCAGAAGTAATCCAAGCATGTTTGAAGAGTTCAAGAGAGCGATGACCAAAGCATTCGAGATGACCAACATCGGGCTGATGACATACTACCTAGGCATTGAAGTCAAGCGGAACGAAGAAGGCATTTTCATCTTCCAAGAAAGCTACATGAAGGagatattgaagaagttcaaaatGGGCGACTGTAAGCCCATAAGCATGCCAGTGGAGTGCAGGGTCAAACTAAACAAGCATGATAAAGGAAAAAGAGTAGATCCAACATTTTTCAAGAGTCTAGTTAGAAGCTTGTGCTACTTGACTTGCACAAGACCAGACATTCTCTATGCCGTCGAATTAGTCAATCGCTACATGGAGAATCCCACAACTACACATTCGAAGACCACCAAAAGAATTCTTCgataccttaagggtactattAACTTTGGCTTGTTCTATTCAAGTTCTAGTAACTACAAACTTGTTGGATATAGCGACAGTGATTCGGCAGGAGATTCCGACGATAGAAAAAACACTACTGGATTTGTTTTCTTCATGGGAGACACTGCATTCACATGGATGTTGAAGATGCAATCGATTGTCACTCTATCTACCTATGAAGCTGAATACGTAGCCGCTACAGCATGCGTCTGTCatgcaatttggttaagaaattgCTGA